A single genomic interval of Campylobacter sp. MIT 12-8780 harbors:
- a CDS encoding homoserine dehydrogenase — protein sequence MNIAILGYGTVGSAVCEALIQNKELIKARCGKELKPVIALARSAKANALVPVVQDINEILKRDDVDIFVELMGGVDEPFAIISKLLKQGKAVVSANKAMLAYHRYELEELAKNAFFGYEASVAGGIPIIKILKEGLSANQILGIEGILNGTSNFILSSMNEKNCSFDEALKQAQNLGYAEADPSFDIKGIDAAHKLLILASLAYGLKHKPEDILIQGIYEISSEDMYFAREFDFTIKLLGIARAQNDKVELRVHPAMLDKNRLLAKVNGVMNAINIKGDMLEDSLYYGAGAGGKATASAVISDLIDCARTRSKTSMLGFERQIPYTLVPQDEIYTKYYLRLKVEDKIGVLSKITQLMSENQISIDSFLQKPKSKVDHSTLFFTTHHTYEKSIQTLLSTLEKQDFIKAKPFMMRIQS from the coding sequence ATGAATATAGCGATCTTAGGCTATGGCACGGTTGGCTCAGCAGTTTGTGAAGCTTTGATACAAAATAAAGAGCTTATCAAAGCAAGATGTGGTAAGGAGCTAAAACCTGTCATAGCTCTAGCTAGAAGTGCTAAAGCAAATGCCTTAGTGCCTGTAGTGCAAGATATAAATGAGATTTTAAAGCGTGATGATGTAGACATTTTTGTCGAGCTTATGGGTGGGGTTGATGAGCCTTTTGCTATCATCTCAAAGCTTTTAAAGCAAGGAAAAGCTGTTGTAAGCGCAAACAAAGCCATGCTTGCTTATCATCGCTATGAGCTTGAAGAGCTTGCTAAAAATGCCTTTTTTGGCTATGAAGCTAGCGTTGCAGGAGGAATTCCTATCATTAAAATTCTCAAAGAAGGCTTAAGTGCAAACCAAATTTTAGGTATAGAAGGCATTTTAAATGGCACAAGCAATTTCATCTTAAGTTCTATGAATGAAAAAAACTGCAGCTTTGATGAAGCCCTAAAACAAGCCCAAAATTTAGGCTATGCTGAGGCTGATCCTAGCTTTGATATAAAAGGCATTGATGCAGCGCATAAGCTTTTAATCCTAGCCAGCCTTGCTTATGGGCTTAAACATAAGCCAGAAGATATTTTAATACAAGGCATTTATGAAATTTCAAGCGAGGATATGTATTTTGCAAGAGAATTTGACTTTACGATCAAACTTCTTGGCATAGCTAGGGCACAAAATGATAAGGTTGAGCTTAGAGTACATCCTGCTATGCTTGATAAAAATAGGCTCTTAGCTAAGGTAAATGGCGTGATGAATGCTATTAATATCAAAGGCGATATGCTCGAAGATAGCCTTTATTATGGTGCTGGAGCTGGTGGAAAGGCAACGGCTAGTGCGGTGATTTCTGATTTGATTGATTGTGCAAGAACTCGATCAAAAACTTCAATGCTAGGCTTTGAGCGTCAAATTCCTTATACTCTCGTGCCTCAAGATGAAATTTATACCAAATACTACCTTCGCCTTAAGGTTGAAGATAAAATCGGCGTTTTATCAAAAATCACTCAACTTATGAGTGAAAATCAAATTTCAATTGACAGCTTTTTGCAAAAGCCAAAGTCAAAAGTAGATCACAGCACACTTTTTTTTACCACACATCATACTTATGAAAAAAGCATTCAAACCCTTTTAAGCACACTTGAAAAACAAGATTTTATCAAAGCTAAGCCTTTTATGATGAGAATTCAAAGCTAA
- the trxA gene encoding thioredoxin, whose product MGKYIELNSSNFAEAKSGVALVDFWAPWCGPCKMLSPVIDQLAEDFEGKAKICKVNTDEERELSEQFDVRSIPTLIFLKDGQVVDQLIGAQSKQAIADKLNSLL is encoded by the coding sequence ATGGGAAAATACATTGAACTTAATTCAAGCAATTTTGCGGAAGCTAAAAGCGGTGTAGCTTTAGTTGATTTTTGGGCGCCTTGGTGCGGACCTTGTAAAATGCTTTCACCAGTCATTGATCAGCTTGCTGAAGATTTTGAAGGCAAAGCTAAAATTTGCAAAGTCAATACAGACGAAGAACGCGAGCTTTCAGAACAATTTGATGTCCGCTCTATACCAACACTTATCTTTTTAAAAGACGGACAAGTCGTTGATCAGCTTATTGGCGCTCAATCAAAACAAGCCATCGCTGATAAACTCAACTCTTTACTTTAA
- a CDS encoding LL-diaminopimelate aminotransferase produces the protein MFEEIRFNTIERLPNYVFAEVNAIKMAARRAGEDIIDFSMGNPDGKTPQHIIDKLCESANKDKTSGYSVSAGIYKLRLAICNWYKRKYGVELDPETEAVATMGSKEGFVNLARAIINPGDVAIVPDPAYPIHTQAFIIAGGNVAKMPLHYNEQFELDENKFFASLETALKESIPRAKYLVVNFPHNPTTITAEKSFYERLVAMAKKERFYIISDIAYAELAFGDYKTPSILEVEGAKDVAVEAYTLSKTYNMAGWRVGFVVGNKRLIAALKKIKSWFDYGMYTPIQVAATIALDGDQTCIEEIKNTYTKRLDVLIDAFENAGWSLKKSRASMFVWAKLPQSKAHLKSLEFSKQLLQNAGVAVSPGIGFGEAGDEYVRIALIENENRIRQAARNIKKYLKSE, from the coding sequence ATGTTTGAAGAAATTCGCTTTAATACCATAGAAAGGCTGCCAAATTATGTTTTTGCAGAAGTCAATGCCATCAAAATGGCAGCGCGTAGAGCCGGAGAAGACATCATAGACTTTTCCATGGGTAATCCAGACGGCAAAACCCCACAGCATATCATCGATAAACTCTGTGAAAGCGCAAACAAAGACAAAACTTCTGGCTACTCAGTTTCAGCTGGAATTTACAAACTTCGCCTTGCCATTTGTAATTGGTATAAAAGAAAATACGGCGTTGAACTTGATCCAGAAACTGAAGCAGTAGCGACTATGGGTAGTAAAGAAGGCTTTGTAAATTTAGCAAGAGCTATCATCAATCCCGGCGATGTAGCCATAGTGCCTGATCCAGCTTATCCTATACATACTCAAGCCTTTATTATTGCTGGGGGCAATGTAGCCAAAATGCCTCTTCATTATAATGAACAATTTGAGCTTGATGAAAATAAATTCTTTGCTAGCCTTGAAACAGCTTTAAAAGAAAGCATACCACGTGCAAAATACCTTGTGGTAAATTTCCCACACAATCCTACCACTATAACAGCTGAAAAAAGCTTTTATGAAAGGCTTGTGGCTATGGCAAAAAAAGAACGTTTTTATATCATCTCAGATATTGCTTATGCTGAGCTTGCTTTTGGGGATTATAAAACGCCTTCTATTCTTGAGGTTGAGGGCGCTAAAGACGTAGCAGTTGAAGCTTATACACTTTCAAAAACTTACAATATGGCTGGCTGGCGTGTGGGCTTTGTCGTGGGTAATAAACGTCTTATAGCCGCACTTAAAAAGATTAAATCTTGGTTTGATTATGGTATGTATACACCTATACAAGTAGCAGCAACTATAGCACTTGATGGGGATCAAACTTGTATAGAAGAGATTAAAAACACCTATACAAAAAGACTTGATGTTTTAATAGACGCTTTTGAAAATGCAGGCTGGAGTTTAAAAAAATCCCGTGCAAGTATGTTTGTGTGGGCAAAACTTCCGCAAAGTAAAGCTCATCTTAAAAGCCTAGAGTTTTCAAAACAACTCTTACAAAATGCTGGTGTGGCGGTAAGTCCGGGCATTGGTTTTGGAGAAGCAGGTGATGAATATGTGCGTATAGCCTTGATAGAAAATGAAAACAGAATTCGCCAAGCTGCAAGAAATATCAAAAAATACCTCAAAAGTGAATAA
- a CDS encoding YraN family protein gives MGLKEYLSGILGEDKACAYLKKQGFVILQRNFHSKFGELDIIAKKDEILHFIEVKSTQGDYEVAYRLHQKKYEKLLKAIDFYFLQQGFISDFQIDLLCVKSNAIDFRENISF, from the coding sequence ATGGGGCTTAAAGAGTATCTAAGTGGGATTTTAGGCGAGGATAAGGCTTGCGCTTATCTTAAAAAACAAGGCTTTGTTATATTACAGCGCAATTTTCACTCTAAATTTGGCGAACTTGACATCATCGCAAAAAAAGATGAAATTTTACACTTTATCGAGGTAAAAAGCACGCAAGGAGATTATGAGGTTGCATACAGACTTCATCAAAAAAAGTATGAAAAGTTACTAAAGGCTATTGATTTTTATTTCTTGCAGCAAGGCTTTATCAGTGATTTTCAAATCGATTTGCTTTGCGTCAAATCAAACGCCATAGATTTTAGAGAAAATATAAGTTTTTAA